The following are encoded together in the Rhinopithecus roxellana isolate Shanxi Qingling chromosome 5, ASM756505v1, whole genome shotgun sequence genome:
- the PGF gene encoding placenta growth factor isoform X2, whose protein sequence is MPAMRLFPCFLQLLAGLALPAVPPQQWALSAGNGSSEVEVVPFQEVWGRSYCRALERLVDIVSEYPSEVEHMFSPSCVSLLRCTGCCGDENLHCVPVETVNVTMQLLKIRSGDRPSYVDLTFSQHVRCECRPLREKMKPERCGDAVPRR, encoded by the exons ATGCCGGCCATGAGGCTGTTCCCTTGCTTCCTGCAGCTCCTAGCTGGGCTGGCGCTGCCTGCTGTGCCCCCCCAG CAGTGGGCCTTGTCTGCTGGGAATGGCTCGTCAGAGGTGGAAG TGGTGCCCTTCCAGGAAGTGTGGGGCCGCAGCTACTGCCGGGCGCTGGAGAGGCTGGTGGACATCGTGTCGGAGTATCCCAGCGAGGTGGAGCACATGTTCAGCCCATCCTGTGTCTCCCTGCTGCGCTGCACCGGCTGCTGTGGCGATGAGAACCTGCACTGTGTGCCGGTGGAGACGGTCAATGTCACCATGCAG CTCCTAAAGATCCGCTCTGGGGACCGGCCCTCCTACGTGGACCTGACGTTCTCTCAGCACGTGCGTTGCGAGTGCCG GCCTCTGCGGGAGAAGATGAAGCCAGAAAG GTGCGGCGATGCTGTTCCCCGGAGGTAA
- the PGF gene encoding placenta growth factor isoform X1, producing the protein MPAMRLFPCFLQLLAGLALPAVPPQQWALSAGNGSSEVEVVPFQEVWGRSYCRALERLVDIVSEYPSEVEHMFSPSCVSLLRCTGCCGDENLHCVPVETVNVTMQLLKIRSGDRPSYVDLTFSQHVRCECRPLREKMKPERRRPKGRGKRRREKQRPTDCHLCGDAVPRR; encoded by the exons ATGCCGGCCATGAGGCTGTTCCCTTGCTTCCTGCAGCTCCTAGCTGGGCTGGCGCTGCCTGCTGTGCCCCCCCAG CAGTGGGCCTTGTCTGCTGGGAATGGCTCGTCAGAGGTGGAAG TGGTGCCCTTCCAGGAAGTGTGGGGCCGCAGCTACTGCCGGGCGCTGGAGAGGCTGGTGGACATCGTGTCGGAGTATCCCAGCGAGGTGGAGCACATGTTCAGCCCATCCTGTGTCTCCCTGCTGCGCTGCACCGGCTGCTGTGGCGATGAGAACCTGCACTGTGTGCCGGTGGAGACGGTCAATGTCACCATGCAG CTCCTAAAGATCCGCTCTGGGGACCGGCCCTCCTACGTGGACCTGACGTTCTCTCAGCACGTGCGTTGCGAGTGCCG GCCTCTGCGGGAGAAGATGAAGCCAGAAAG GAGGAGACCCAAGGgcagggggaagaggaggagagagaagcagaggccCACAGACTGCCACCT GTGCGGCGATGCTGTTCCCCGGAGGTAA